Proteins encoded within one genomic window of Salipaludibacillus agaradhaerens:
- the bshC gene encoding bacillithiol biosynthesis cysteine-adding enzyme BshC, whose protein sequence is MELHFSKHEDHTSFIHKYINDDQKIMKFFDYRLNKADRAARYNELMTLNFPRLELAEALMKFNRKLNASGAALRQIERLKRADSVVVVGGQQAGLLSGPLYTINKMITILVEAAKLEEELSVPVIPIFWIAGEDHDIDEVNHTFFHEGEEVQRVSIPERNELKQSVSERLIDLDMTREKIAHAFSFLRETSFTETLYEELMDDLSHDLTYTQWFAKIVQRLFSHTDLVLLDAADPEIRRIERSFFAKMVAHNETINQAFSEQADHFKAMGLGEPISIDKSNAHLFFHEGGQRFLLERTEKGFREKAGSRIWTEESLLREVEEGTVQLSNNVVTRPVMQDLLLPVHTFIGGPGEVRYWGVLKDVFHCFDRKMPLVFPRYHLTLLSRRSQKNLKRYNLSVDDVLTYGVADTIERIIHSKKRVNKDKVMKKAKRQLKQWMNELTESLGPIEYDIDAINHQFETRLFQQLATYERKIEDKELSHHATHIKRLNQLEAEIRPHTVWQERHLNIYPFLNAFGPDLVSRLFYKLIKQKKNLNEGTHIFVDL, encoded by the coding sequence ATGGAGTTACATTTTTCTAAACATGAGGATCACACATCTTTCATACATAAGTATATAAACGATGACCAGAAGATTATGAAATTTTTTGATTATCGATTAAATAAAGCCGATCGAGCTGCAAGGTATAATGAATTGATGACCTTGAACTTCCCACGTTTAGAGCTTGCTGAGGCACTAATGAAATTTAACAGGAAGCTAAACGCCTCAGGGGCTGCTTTACGCCAAATTGAACGATTGAAGAGGGCTGATAGTGTCGTTGTCGTCGGTGGACAACAAGCAGGACTGCTCTCAGGCCCTCTTTATACAATCAATAAGATGATAACGATTTTGGTAGAGGCTGCTAAACTTGAGGAAGAATTATCTGTGCCGGTTATTCCTATCTTTTGGATTGCTGGAGAGGATCATGATATTGATGAAGTAAATCATACCTTTTTCCATGAAGGAGAGGAAGTACAGCGAGTAAGTATTCCAGAACGCAATGAGCTAAAGCAATCTGTGTCCGAACGATTGATTGATTTAGATATGACGCGTGAAAAAATAGCTCATGCATTCAGTTTTCTTAGAGAGACATCCTTTACTGAAACATTATATGAAGAATTAATGGATGATCTATCTCATGACTTAACATATACACAATGGTTTGCAAAAATCGTTCAGCGTCTTTTTAGTCATACAGATTTAGTCTTATTAGACGCTGCTGACCCAGAAATTCGTCGGATCGAGCGTTCTTTTTTTGCAAAAATGGTAGCGCACAATGAGACAATTAATCAAGCGTTTAGTGAACAAGCAGACCACTTTAAAGCGATGGGTTTAGGAGAACCTATCTCAATAGACAAAAGTAACGCTCATCTCTTTTTTCACGAAGGTGGCCAACGCTTTTTACTTGAAAGAACAGAAAAAGGATTTAGAGAAAAAGCTGGTTCCCGAATTTGGACAGAGGAGTCATTACTTCGTGAAGTCGAAGAAGGGACAGTGCAATTGAGTAATAACGTGGTGACCCGTCCAGTTATGCAAGATTTATTATTACCTGTACATACCTTTATTGGAGGACCGGGAGAAGTGAGATACTGGGGGGTGTTAAAGGATGTTTTTCACTGCTTTGATAGGAAGATGCCTCTCGTTTTCCCGAGGTATCACCTTACATTATTATCTCGACGTTCTCAAAAAAATTTAAAAAGGTATAATTTATCCGTAGATGACGTGCTAACCTATGGTGTAGCTGATACGATCGAGAGAATCATCCATTCTAAGAAGCGAGTGAATAAGGATAAGGTCATGAAGAAAGCGAAAAGACAATTAAAGCAATGGATGAACGAATTGACAGAGAGTTTAGGCCCCATTGAATATGATATTGACGCGATAAATCATCAATTTGAAACGAGATTGTTTCAGCAATTGGCCACCTATGAACGGAAAATAGAAGACAAGGAATTATCGCATCATGCCACTCATATAAAAAGGTTAAACCAGCTAGAGGCTGAAATAAGGCCCCATACAGTATGGCAAGAACGGCATTTGAATATTTATCCATTCCTTAACGCTTTCGGACCAGATCTCGTAAGTAGATTATTTTATAAGCTGATAAAACAAAAAAAGAATCTTAATGAAGGAACTCATATTTTCGTTGATTTATAA
- the mraZ gene encoding division/cell wall cluster transcriptional repressor MraZ — MFMGEYHHNIDDKGRMIVPAKFRDELGSTFVVTRGMDKCLFVYPEKEWQQLEQKLKTLPFTKKDARAFTRFFFSGATECELDKQGRVNIASTLRSFAMLEKECVVIGVSNRVEIWSKDVWEDYFAESEDSFAEIAEGIVDFEL, encoded by the coding sequence ATGTTCATGGGTGAATACCATCATAATATTGATGATAAAGGGCGCATGATTGTGCCAGCTAAATTCCGTGATGAACTTGGGTCCACCTTCGTAGTGACAAGAGGAATGGATAAATGCTTATTTGTTTATCCTGAAAAGGAATGGCAACAATTAGAGCAAAAATTAAAAACCCTTCCGTTCACTAAAAAAGATGCTCGTGCATTCACGAGGTTTTTTTTCTCAGGAGCGACTGAATGTGAATTGGATAAACAAGGGAGAGTTAATATTGCATCAACCTTACGTTCATTTGCCATGCTTGAAAAAGAGTGTGTCGTTATCGGGGTCTCTAATCGAGTGGAGATATGGAGTAAAGACGTGTGGGAGGATTACTTTGCAGAGTCGGAGGATTCCTTTGCTGAAATTGCAGAAGGCATCGTAGATTTCGAATTGTAG
- the rsmH gene encoding 16S rRNA (cytosine(1402)-N(4))-methyltransferase RsmH, protein MFEHETVLKDETVEGLAVQPSGIYVDCTLGGGGHSERLIQELSSEGRLVAFDQDQNALSFAKERLKESSVHVEYVHKNFRFLREELMKREIEQVDGFVFDLGVSSPQFDEPERGFSYRFDAPLDMRMNQEQDLTAYHVVNEWSFNALTEILARYGEEKFAKQIARKIEKQREVSPIETTFQLVDIIKEGIPAPARRKGGHPAKKTFQAIRIAVNDELNVFKEALEDAIAMTKPGGRIAVITFHSLEDRICKQVFKSKSSYPELPKGLPVLPDEFEPELKLINKKPILANEQELEANHRAHSAKLRIAEKNK, encoded by the coding sequence TTGTTTGAACACGAAACAGTATTAAAAGACGAAACAGTTGAAGGACTAGCTGTTCAACCAAGTGGTATCTATGTGGACTGCACATTAGGTGGTGGAGGTCATAGCGAACGACTTATTCAAGAGCTATCATCAGAAGGACGACTCGTAGCTTTTGATCAAGATCAAAACGCTTTGTCTTTTGCAAAAGAAAGGCTGAAAGAATCTTCTGTTCATGTTGAATATGTACATAAAAACTTTCGGTTTTTAAGAGAAGAGCTGATGAAAAGGGAGATTGAGCAAGTAGATGGCTTTGTCTTTGATCTTGGTGTTTCTTCTCCGCAATTCGATGAACCAGAACGAGGTTTTAGTTACAGGTTTGATGCACCTCTTGACATGAGAATGAATCAAGAGCAAGATCTTACCGCTTATCATGTGGTGAATGAATGGAGCTTCAATGCGTTAACAGAAATACTTGCTCGCTACGGAGAAGAGAAGTTTGCCAAACAAATCGCTAGAAAAATTGAGAAACAGAGAGAAGTTTCTCCTATTGAGACGACTTTTCAATTGGTCGACATAATAAAAGAAGGGATCCCTGCACCTGCAAGAAGAAAAGGTGGGCATCCTGCCAAAAAGACATTCCAAGCAATCCGCATTGCAGTGAATGACGAATTAAATGTCTTTAAAGAAGCGCTTGAAGATGCCATAGCTATGACAAAACCAGGGGGAAGGATTGCTGTTATAACGTTTCATTCACTTGAGGATCGGATTTGTAAACAAGTGTTTAAAAGTAAAAGCAGCTATCCAGAGCTTCCTAAAGGCCTTCCTGTTCTCCCTGATGAATTTGAGCCTGAATTGAAGCTTATTAATAAAAAACCTATTTTAGCTAATGAACAAGAGTTAGAAGCGAATCATCGCGCTCATTCAGCTAAATTAAGAATTGCAGAAAAAAACAAATAA
- the ftsL gene encoding cell division protein FtsL, with product MSPLVEKKVQQNYVPHREKETKKVRERVFKGGITKGEKVIYAMALIAVVWVTYAIVSNYATMYSLNHEMQQVESQLNNQENVNSGLTLQVKELSDPERILDIAQNELGMKLNDESVKVIHSNE from the coding sequence ATGAGCCCGTTAGTAGAAAAGAAAGTTCAACAAAACTATGTCCCACATCGTGAAAAAGAAACGAAAAAGGTAAGAGAACGTGTTTTTAAAGGTGGGATCACTAAAGGAGAAAAAGTTATTTATGCGATGGCATTAATTGCTGTTGTATGGGTTACTTACGCCATTGTGTCGAATTATGCCACAATGTACTCACTAAATCATGAGATGCAACAAGTGGAATCCCAATTAAATAATCAAGAAAATGTCAACTCGGGTCTTACACTCCAAGTGAAGGAACTATCTGATCCTGAAAGAATTTTAGATATTGCTCAAAATGAGCTTGGGATGAAACTGAATGACGAGAGCGTCAAAGTTATTCATAGCAATGAGTGA